The genomic stretch ccccaccaagtagatcggcctcaaatcctaacacaaactcatacacaagtgaaagcacacaagacacacgatttttaccgtggttcagctgttgccacaacaaggcttggcctactccacgttgttgaggtgcccacactaggaccggcttagccacacaggcttaccttctcctcgttctcaaagcaaggattttaccccttgcaaagagtaaagaatgtattagctgcaagggtaaccttacaaaccttcccttggctgccacacaagttggcaagctctagggcgacgcctagccggctaggagcaagctccaagagtaacaaactcaaggctgccggccaaacgtgaaccaaaagctctttttgacactgggaatcaatggatctgctctccaatcgaagtttgctgccttttccctcaagttttgatggttggaatcaaggattggcttggggggcttgaggagcaacaatggagggagagagaggtgaGCTCTGGTCTGTTTGCAACGGTTGGAAGCAAGGAAGAAGAGCAGGTTACCGTTTGAGACGGTCTGgaagggtatttatacccagctctccaactgtcacagggtagggcggcagtgccgcccttagagggcggcagtgccgcccttgcctgaaccagcctgaaaacacaaaagtgtagagagaaagatatgctggctaggcttgggtctgaggatgttgatgagcttttgagcctttggttcacaatttgatccacaaccttggagtccctctatatagtacggcttttcctatactcaaattcaaaccgaaaatgaattaaacctcctttggagctaggaaagccatcctttagaaatgggggatcctccatggtattcaacaacctctttgctatattccctgcttgtcatctcagcaaaactcattagttccctaattaggtggtcatcaacgccaaaacccacaataggcttgattgcacttacagacAGTCACACCCAATTTTTGTGCCATCCGATTCACATTGGGATGCGATGGAGGCCATGTGATTCGTGCCATGCTCGCTGTCTTCTTCCTCGCCCGCGGCCGTCGTCTTCTTCCCAAACTTTAGCAAGCTCTCCCTCTCTTTCTTCTCTAGCTCTGGCGAGTTCTCTCCCAACTCCGACGTGTATAGAAGGGTCCGATTGGGGAAAGGTAGGCGGACCAGGCGATGGGGGTGGGGGTGGTCGGGTAGTTAGGGCCCTagtggcggtggaggtggtcggATCAGGTGGAGCAGGGTGCCATGGCCGGAGCTCGAAGCTCAGCATTATCGTCGAGCAAGAGGGGGAGGGAAAAAAGGTAGCCGCCATGGGCGTTAGGATTCGCTAAAGCTTTGGCGCGCTAGGGCTATGGCCCTAAGTGCCAGAGAATCAGTGAACCTTAGCACCTGCAACGAGAGTGTGGCCTATAGGGCAGCGATGGGAATTATTGTTTGGACCTAACATCTCCGCAAGAACAATGCCTGGGAAATCATCGAACGACGCGCGAGAGCGGTTAGCAGGTATATGTtagtttttttcttctttttcttattttttccttcttttttttgttttctttcttttcttttctgctCGTACGGGATGTGAAGAAGTAGGCAGGGACGTCGAGCTTGGCGGTGACATCGAGGGCGTCAGTGCAGAACATGTTGACCACGACAGCGTCGATGACCAGGAGCGTGCGCATGAAGCCTAGAGCGCGGGGTTGGCGACACAAAGCATTGCGTTGTTTGTTTGGTTGATAAGCCATGATTAAAAGTATTGTTCACTAGTTTAttgtaagaaaaaaatactgctgaatgactGATAGATTCAGTGGATAAGCTTAAGTGAAGAGGCTAGTCGATGCTATGCTGACAAGATTAGGGGCTAGGCCATCATCCTAAGGCactgtttagttcacctaaaaatattttttaaagattctccACCATATTGAattttacggcatatgcatgaagcattaaatataaataaaaataaaaattaattgcatagtttacctgtaaatcgtgagataaatcttttaaatctaattattctaagaatccaaatttttttgggaactcgCTCACACGGCCGGGCGCTAGCCGCAACCTCTCCCCCGCGTGGCGCTGGGCGTGTTGCGACTTGCTAGAAACGTACTGGTTGTGCGCGAGCGGTGCGTGAAAAGATAAAGGCAACGACATTGGTGTCGTTTCATACGCTGAATTTATGAAAAATTGGAGGAAAATAGATTGAAAGATGAAAACTGTCATGAGATCAAGCAAATGCATGTTTTATATAGGAGTTATATTTGCGAAGCCAACAATTTGGATGTCAAATATGTGAATTGTGAAACCACTTCTTGAATATGAGTCCAACGCACGCGAGAAATTTCAATATTTGGGACTCAGTTCGTGCGTCTTTCAAGATTTAGGATCCAATTTGTATGCCTTTCAAAATATGACACTGAGACTGCGAATTGTTTCAAGATAAGGGATTTTGGCCATTTTctcatctttttctttttataaaatGTTTTCACCTTATCTGAACCACCTAAGATGACTAAACTAACCCCGGCTCATTATTTGGCTTTTTTTTTGTTATGGTCTCTCGATGACACTCCCAAGCCAGCGAGACAGACACGCTGCCACTCCTGCAACCCTGACGCTCCCATCCGTGCGGAGTCGCGACGCCAAAACACGGACAAGAGCCGTCCGTGAGGCTTCAGACCCGTATGTGAGACTTCAGGCGGAAACCAGAGATTATGCATGAATCGATCTTGTTTGAGAAAGCAAGGGTAATTTGGTCTTTTCAGATGGTCTGGAGAGGTCAAAAGATTAAAGATAATGAGAAAACAAGAGAACAATGCTGAAATtctaaatcttgaaaaaatttgcgTCTTCAGTCCTATTTTTTGAAAGATCGACGAATTGAGTCCTAAATCTTGCAAGGCGTGCGAATTGAGTCCTAAATACTCAACGCACGCGGCGCGAACCTTATCTCGTCCCGTCGCTCCCCGCCTACGCAGCTCTCTTTCTCTCGGCTTCAACCAGGGGACCTATGCCCTGCTCCCTGCTCTGCACGCCGGCGCcctgcagcttcccctcctcttcctcccagAACACAGTCGCCCCTCCCCTCTTTTCCTCTCCCTGCTGCGCCAGGAAGggcgagccgccgccgccccagTCGGGCAGGCTGGCCGCCGAGCTGCCGCCCTGGCCGGGCAGGCaggccggcgccgccgcgccgcggccggccagcTGGCTGGCGCCACTGCCGCTAGGTCGGGCGAGCTGGCTGCAGGCCGCTGCTGCCACGCCTGGGTCGAGTCTCTGCGCTGCGCACCGCTGCCCTGGCCAACCACAGCAGCAGCGCCACGCCACGCTCGTCTCGTGCCGGGATAGGCCTGGACACGGGCCTGATCGGCGTTGTCCTCGTCCGCTCTGCGTCATCCGGTCAGGTTATCCGCTCCTCCGTCTAAAATTGAAATATACTTTGATTTATTAAGTTCAATGGAATGTGCAACTAAAATGTTTAGGCTATCAGTGTACAACTTAAGGGTTGGACGTTTACAGTGTTTCATGTTTTTTCCTTGAATACGCAGGAGCTCTGcatatcattttaattaagaGAAGCGAGTTTAATTTACAGAGACTTCCAGCCTTGCCGGGCTTACTATTGTGCTACATTTTTGATACTGAACAGTGTTTCATGTTCATTTTCTAACAGATGATTTAGCCATAACCTGTAAAGGATTCTGTACAATATCATGGAACCTGAAAGCAGATGTACAAGATGGGTGCTTAATATTCATAACAGGAGACCCAGTTACCCTGGGCTGCTGGGAATCCAACATGGCTGTTCAGTTGGCTCCTTCTGTTGAAAGCAATAATATATGGACAGCTGAAATAAAGGTAAATCTTCTTTTAACAGTATCATTTGCTGAGCATACCATTTATTGATTAAGCATAATATTGTGTGGATGATAAATCATATTTCAATATTCGAGAAGCATTTTAAGTCAATTATTTTAGAAAATTCATCTTTAGTTGATGTGTCATTTACCAACGATCTTTTAGGTAGTTTAATTTGTTAAGTATGCTGTAGTGGTTCGAAGATGAATAATTACATAGTTGCTGTCACAACGGGAGCATGGGGCACATATAGGTAGGCCATATCACATGGCTTGAAGGGGATTATGGCATTGGAAGTGGAAGATAGATGAGGCAGCCTTTTAGAGCTACACACTATTTTTTAGTTTTCCATGGTGAATGGCCCGATCGCGAAAAAAAAGCCATCATTCTTCGTCCTCTTCAGCATTAGCATGTTTGCATGAGGCAGATCCAAATCCAGGCATCTTCACCTGCTACGGCCAACGCCGTTCGTACACATGGCTGTCATGGAGTCTGCCCAGTCGCCGATTCGTGCGTCGCATACTTCCTGTCCCACCTTCATCGTCGCGCTTGTCATGGGATTCGCCGTCTGCCAGTTTTCATCCGCTCTGGTGTGTGGGGCCATTGCGAGTCTTCTCTGCACCGAGGTGGGGTCTTCATTCGTGTGGGGCTGTCATGAGTCCCCACCTGCAGCCCCGACAAGCACGGTCCCCGTTTCAGGCGCCGCTCTATGGATAGGTATAGAGGGGAGGGTTGGATAGCCTAACTAAAATTTATACAAAGACAAACACTAGGCAAGTGTATTAGTAAAAGAGACGATTCCACTAGCCACTACTCGCCTAGCCTAGTCAAGACAAAGCAAGCCCCCCTATACAATTCTAGTTGCAAGGTTAACTAATTAAGCAAACACACAACTAGAGGTGACACCTAGCAACTAGCGATCTAACAAAGAGAGCAACTAATATACACTAGCCACTAGAGAGCTAAACTAAACTAGCAATTGAACAAGCTAGAGAGCTAGAGGTACACAAATTACACAAGCACAATATATGAATTGTAATTGCAGTGTTATCCTGAGGTTCGGTTGCTTGCCGATAACTTAATCCGTGTTGAGGTGGATCCTTGATCACTGCCTCACTTGGGCATAACTAGAAGCTGGTAGATCACCAAGGACCTCTCCAAATCTTGATTGATTTCACTAGAGTTGGCGCCTTGTTTCCCGACCTCGTGCCAATGTCGTCACCGACAAGTGTATCTACAAGCATAAGTACTACGCTGACGGGTCGCTTGCCAGCCATAAGGCTTGCTGGGTCGTTCGTGGTTACTCCCATTAGCACAACGTGGACTACGACGAGACATTCATCCGTGTCGTCCTTGGCATCACTGCCTCGCAGTGGTGGCCGATCCACCAACTTGATGCCAAGAATGCCTTTCTCCATGGCAGTCTTGAGGAGTCCGTGGTGGCCGATCCACCAACTTGATGCCAAGAATGCCTTTCTCCATGGCAGTCTTGAGGAGTCCGTCTATTGCCAGCAACCTCATGGCTGTGTCGACCCCTCTGCACCTGATCATATCTGTTTTTCGTTGACCCCTCTGCACCTGATCATTGTTTGTTGCAGAAGTCCCTCTATGGCTCGAAGCAAGCTTCCCGTGTGTGGCACTAGTGGTTTGCCATGTATCTTCACCAGCTTGACTTCACGTTCTCCGCCACCGATGTGCCTCTTTATTTATAATCGAGACAGTGTGCCTATTTGCTGCTCTACGCCGATGACATGGCCCCAACGACCTCCTCGGACCTCCTGCATCGCATCCTCCAGGCTGTTGCTCTCGCAGCACCAGTATGCTGTTTAGCTTCTCTAATGTGCAGGCATGTCCGAGTGGAGTATCATCCTACCACAAAGCTTGTGGACTCTAAGTCCAAGCTCTCCGCTATAGATGGTGCCCCAGTTGCCGACCTGTCCGAGTATTGTAGCCTCGCCAGGGCGCTACAAGACCTTACTCTCACCTGCCCCGATCTGGCCTATGCAGTCTAGCAGGTGTGCCTCTTCATGCACGACCCCAGGGAGCCGCACCTTGCCCTTGTCAAATGCATTCTCCACTACGTCAAGGGCACTCTTTCTACAAGTCTACACATCCTTTGTCAAATGCATTCTCCACTACTTTAAGGGCACTCTTTCTACTGGTCTACACATAGGCACCGGTCCTCTCCAGTCTTTCACGGCATACTCTGATGCGGACTGGCAGGGTGCCTTGACTCCTGCCGCTCCACGTCAGGCTGCTGCATCTACCTCGGCGACACCTTGGTTTCTTGGTCGTCCAAGCGTCAGACCCTCTCTCGCTCTAGTGCTGAAGTAGAGTACCATGCCGTCGCCCATGGCATCGCCGAGTGCTGCTGGTTGCACCAACTTCTCACTTTGTCCGCGAGAAGGTCACCCTTGGTGTAGTTTGTGTTTAGCATGTGCCATCCTCTGTTTGCGGATATCATGACTAAAGGCCTGCTTGTACCGGTGTTTGTGTCTGTGAGCCTCCTGCGACGATTGCGCAGGGAGGGGGGATGTTAGATATGTATATATCTAGGTGTTTAATTGTACGTAGCTTACTTATAACTGAAGTAACTTGTTActatatatattaatatatgAAAGCCATCCAGCCCAAGGGGTGTGAGGTGTTTTTCCCAATTCTACCGTTTCCCTCCTGTGTGTCTCATGCACTCTATGTATAGTCCCTTTGGGCTTCAATACTATCATCCAATTCAATCTCCCTTATTCATAACACCTCAGACAGAAATTAGGAGCTTTATCAGTTTTTTTTAATATCCAACTGGTGCTGGTTAGCACATAAGACAAACCGTGTTACTGTATTCTtctttgggaaaatattgggTGCAAACCACCCTCTTAGTGCAATCATGAAAACCATTCCAAAACCGTACTTAGAGGTTTCCAAAAATTACTAAACGATGCACATTCATAGTTCATCCATAGATGTACGTTGTAGAAAAAGTCGGGAGGCAGAATTATTGTGTAAAAATTCATACAAAAATGACAAATTTCATATGTATTTGCACTAGAAGACAAAATTCCTGGGAATTGAGTTTTGTTTCCCAACTTTTGCTACAATGTACGTCAATGAATGAACTATGGATGTGCATCGTTTCGTAATTTTTGGAAATCTCTAAGTATGTTTTTTAGAAGGGTTTTCACGATTGCACCAAGAGGGTAGTTTGCACCCAATATTTTCCTTCTTCGTTTAACAAATGACATGTTCACTAGCTACTCATGGAAACAATTCACTCACTACTTGTAGAAACAAAATAGTTCAATAAGGAAACATTCATTTATCAAGGACAGATAAAGTAAATTCTACAAATATTTGGTGAGTTTGATGAATGCCATGTTGATTTAACTGTTTTTGGAGCTCTTATATCTTCTTTTACTTTTGGAGCATCACATTCTTTATTCTTTCAGGTACCATATGGAGTGCATTTCAAATATAATTATTTTGTTCGAGAAGAAATGGGTTCCTCTTCTGATATTATATGGAGGCCAGGTCCGGTATACTCCTTATCAATACCTTcagttggccagaaaaagcagGTCATTGTTGTGAAGGACCTATGGATGAAAGCCAGTCTAGCAGGTCTTCCTACTCCTTCATGGGGATCATGGCTGATGGAAGCTGGTTCTCTTGGGGGTGAACTTTTTGATGGTGGAAATAATCAGAGCATTGTGAAAGATCACTCTGCCAGGGATACATCAAATCAAGGTTTATCTGTAGGTAATGTTACATTACCACATCTTCTAGAAAGTAATAGTTAATTGTCTATTTAGCGGTTCTGAACACTTAAATATTTCCAGTGAATTTGTAGGTGATCATATTATATTCAAGCTTGGGAATGGCACACCTTTacatgcaaaactgttggataaTCAATCTAGCATCATGCACAACTCTGTAACTGAAATACCAAATGCCAGTTATATAAGTCAACATGGAAGGTCTCAAATCGTAGAGGAGCCATGGATTCTTGAATCAATTGTGGCTGCAAAGAAACCAGTTGCAAAAGTCAAAGATAAGAAAGGGCAAAAGAAGTTTGTAAATTATAAGCACACTTTGAGTGGAGTTAGTAAAAACATGCATCAACAGGATCAGCCTGTTGAAGAGCCATGGTTATTTCAATCTATGTTTGAACTAAATGAAACTATAGTCCATGCTAATGGAAAAACAGAAGCAAGGGATATTATCGGAAAATTAAGGAAAATAGAAAAACCTCCAACACCTTTGGATGAGAGTAAGCCGAGTGGTGGTGAACCTTCATCAAGAGTTATACTTATGAACTCCTCTGTCTGCACTATTCAGAGAATTGCAGTATTAGAAGATGGAAAACTAGTTGAACTCTTGCTGGAACCCATCAAGAACAATGTACAGTGTGATAGTATTTATTTAGGTGTAGTAACAAAGCTCGTTCCTCATATGGGAGGAGCATTTGTAGATATTGGAATTTCAAGGCCTTCACTTATGAGCATAAAGCAAAACCGAGATCCTTTTGTGTATCCTCAAGTTTTTAAGAACCGAGGAACAGATCCTATTGATGATTCTTATTGTAATGAAGAGAACCTTCCAACTTATGAAAACGATGATGATATGAGTGATGACGAGTTTGAAAATGAAGAAACTCATGATGGTTCATCATTTCCAGTTGAGAATATTACAGATAATGAAGAAGCTGTGGTGCTAGCATCTGATGCTAAGATAAACAATGTCGATGGTGATGAATTTGACAGCATTTCTGTTTATGACGAAGACAAGGATGAAGAAAATGATCACATGGAAGATGAATATAGTGAGGACATACTGCAAGGAGATCAATCAGAAATTTCCAATGATCTTAAGACTTTATCTTCAATTCAACATGCTTTAAGAGAATCTAATGATGACACAAATGGAAGCAGGTGGTCTCAAGTTCGTAAGGGCACAAAAGTTATGGTTCAAGTTATCAAGGAAGGATTGGGTACGAAAGGTCCAACACTTAGTCCATTTCCATGCCTGCGAAGTCGATTTTGGGTATGTATGTATGATCATGGGGCTACCCTTGGTGCTCTTCCATAATTAAAGTTAGTGTGCTTTGCAACCTTTTAGAATACGCCATTGAAATATGCATGTGGTACAAAGAAATATTTCTGAAAATAATGTTTATATATTGACTAATGTAGCTGATTCCCACATGGGGTGTGTAGGCATTGTTTTCCAATTGTGATCTTGACATGATGTTGTCAAATGACACAGTGAAATATAAAGTACTGTGCTAATTGATAAGTATTGTAgtagaatcttccttttgaaggAAATGACAAGAGCTCTGCCTTATCAATCATAGAGAGTTCAAAACAGATCTTGCATGATGGTTGTGACTAAAGCAAAATTTCAACCACATATGTCTTGTTGTGACTATGGCAAATAGGGACCATCATCACTACAACTTGAGCAATAGAAAAACTACAAAACAACAAAGCTAGTAATAAGCAGTTAAAGGCCTTTTGAAAACCACAATGCTTTGTTAGGTGTCTTCCTTAACTTTTGAACACCGTATCTTGAATGATAAGGAACTTTTTCTTGGAGTTCGTAAAAAAAAACACTATTTTCAACAAAACAGATATGTGATTCATTGATTTATTGTTTATACATTAACTAATTATGCATCATGATGACATGCTAAAATAATATTATAATGTACATAACTTTTTTCAGGTAGCTAACAATAGATCAAGTATTGTTCTTTT from Sorghum bicolor cultivar BTx623 chromosome 3, Sorghum_bicolor_NCBIv3, whole genome shotgun sequence encodes the following:
- the LOC8075550 gene encoding ribonuclease E/G-like protein, chloroplastic, whose protein sequence is MPCSLLCTPAPCSFPSSSSQNTVAPPLFSSPCCARKGEPPPPQSGRLAAELPPWPGRQAGAAAPRPASWLAPLPLGRASWLQAAAATPGSSLCAAHRCPGQPQQQRHATLVSCRDRPGHGPDRRCPRPLCVIRSDDLAITCKGFCTISWNLKADVQDGCLIFITGDPVTLGCWESNMAVQLAPSVESNNIWTAEIKVPYGVHFKYNYFVREEMGSSSDIIWRPGPVYSLSIPSVGQKKQVIVVKDLWMKASLAGLPTPSWGSWLMEAGSLGGELFDGGNNQSIVKDHSARDTSNQGLSVGDHIIFKLGNGTPLHAKLLDNQSSIMHNSVTEIPNASYISQHGRSQIVEEPWILESIVAAKKPVAKVKDKKGQKKFVNYKHTLSGVSKNMHQQDQPVEEPWLFQSMFELNETIVHANGKTEARDIIGKLRKIEKPPTPLDESKPSGGEPSSRVILMNSSVCTIQRIAVLEDGKLVELLLEPIKNNVQCDSIYLGVVTKLVPHMGGAFVDIGISRPSLMSIKQNRDPFVYPQVFKNRGTDPIDDSYCNEENLPTYENDDDMSDDEFENEETHDGSSFPVENITDNEEAVVLASDAKINNVDGDEFDSISVYDEDKDEENDHMEDEYSEDILQGDQSEISNDLKTLSSIQHALRESNDDTNGSRWSQVRKGTKVMVQVIKEGLGTKGPTLSPFPCLRSRFWILVSRGNKVGVSKKITGIERTRLKGITKLLRPPGFTLTARTVAAGHSWEELQKDLDGLLSTWKGITEHAQSAALAAEEGVEGAVPVMLHRAKGQTLSVVQDDFNEKVKRLVVDSPRTYHEVTSYLQEVAPELCSRVELYEKRKPIFDVYNIEKEIDSILCKRVPLCNGGSLVIEQTEALVSIDVNGGHSMFGQGTSQEKAILEVNLEAAKQIARELRLRDIGGIIIVDFIDMSDDSNKRLVYEEMKKAVEKDRSTVGVSELSKLGLMEITRKRVRPSVTFMISEPCTCCHGTGRVEALDTSFSKIEREICRRLATSRRKSDPEKPKSWPRFVLRVDHEMCTYLTSGKKTKLGLLSSSLKVWILLKIARGFSRGAFELLPYSEKENCAEKETSSELPQKEGRPKLSVFPIKKWMSRAKRAK